In Musa acuminata AAA Group cultivar baxijiao chromosome BXJ2-3, Cavendish_Baxijiao_AAA, whole genome shotgun sequence, the following proteins share a genomic window:
- the LOC135606767 gene encoding uncharacterized protein LOC135606767, translated as MWWEGGRFYWGSKEGREGIVVVFAWLSSQERHLKPYVQLYSTFGWRSLICHADFLTLFFPEKASSLADGVLKELLQELKIRPSPIVFAAFSGGPKGCMYKVLQLINGRCKGLLDLDEYQLVKDCLCGQIYDSSPVDFTSDLGTRFLLHPSVLKRPHPPRVVSWMAKALASGLDTLFISRFEAERADYWQTLYSSVNVGPFLIFCSEDDELAPYQVVCNFAQHLQELGGDVKLIKWNSSPHVGHYKFHASDYRAGVFELVGKAAMIYAQRRLQSQGLEGPSISESVCNLHKAAASSSESLRRVATDPSDHFFLPSSMEYEDKKDTNLQKGELFHPQNMPSINAHGVLGQILFDICVPKNIEGWDIKPSTSLNGRQTFAVARRHGLFYPMKCIRRSRL; from the exons ATGTGGTGGGAGGGAGGGAGATTCTACTGGGGGAGCAAGGAGGGGAGGGAGGGGATCGTGGTGGTGTTCGCGTGGTTGTCCAGCCAGGAAAGGCACTTGAAGCCCTACGTGCAGCTCTACTCGACCTTCGGCTGGCGGTCGCTCATCTGCCATGCCGATTTTCTCACTCT GTTTTTCCCTGAGAAGGCTTCATCACTAGCTGATGGTGTTCTCAAGGAGCTTCTTCAG GAATTAAAGATCAGACCATCACCCATTGTATTCGCCGCTTTTTCTGGGGGACCAAAAGGTTGCATGTATAAGGTTCTTCAG TTGATCAATGGACGATGCAAAGGATTATTGGATCTG GATGAATATCAGCTTGTAAAGGACTGCTTATGTGGTCAAATATATGATTCAAGTCCAGTGGATTTTACAAGTGATCTGGGCACTCGATTTCTTCTTCACCCATCTGTTCTGAAAAGGCCCCACCCACCTAGAGTTGTGTCATGGATGGCAAAAGCCTTGGCATCTGGTCTGGACACTTTATTCATAAGCAGATTTGAAGCTGAACGCGCTGATTATTGGCAGACTCTGTACTCATCAGTT AATGTTGGCCCATTCCTCATATTTTGCTCAGAAGATGATGAACTTGCCCCCTACCAAGTCGTTTGTAATTTTGCTCAACACCTACAGGAGCTTGGCGGTGATGTGAAACTAATAAAATGGAACAGTTCCCCTCATGTCG GCCACTACAAATTTCATGCATCTGATTATAGAGCTGGTGTATTTGAGTTGGTTGGCAAGGCAGCTATGATCTATGCACAGAGAAGGCTGCAATCACAGGGCTTGGAGGGTCCTTCGATATCTGAGTCAGTTtgcaatcttcataaagctgcagCGAGCTCTAGTGAGAGCCTAAGGAGGGTAGCAACTGACCCAAGTGATCATTTCTTCTTGCCAAGCTCCATGGAGTACGAGGATAAGAAAGACACAAACCTACAAAAAGGAGAGCTGTTCCACCCACAGAACATGCCGAGCATCAATGCTCATGGTGTTCTGGGCCAGATACTTTTTGATATATGCGTTCCTAAGAATATAGAAGGCTGGGATATAAAGCCTTCTACATCACTCAATGGAAGGCAAACATTTGCTGTGGCACGGCGACACGGCCTTTTCTATCCAATGAAGTGCATACGACGATCGAGATTGTAG